Part of the Tepidisphaeraceae bacterium genome is shown below.
GTTCGACTCGCTCGACGATCTGCCGGACATCGTGGCCCGCGAGTGCTCGCGCTTCGCGACGACGCTCGCCCCAGTGATCGACGAGATGCTCGCCTGCGTCCTGGCGGGTCGACCGATCCCCCGCGCGACGGGCGCCGGCGTGGCCCGGGCCGCCAAGCCTCGCGTGCCGGAGGCGTGGGGAACGTCGATCCTCCCGCCGTTCGAATCGCTGTCGGACGGCTCGGCCGCCTGGCAGACCGCCACCGAGGCGCGCGGCGAGATCGCCGTCACCCGCGACAAGCGCGGCACGCTGCGCGTCACCGTCGGCCCGCGCAGCCGCCACGGCTACCACGCGACGCTCCGCTGCCGCGGCCTCGCCTTCACGGCGGGCGCGAGCTACCGCGTGAGCTTCACCGCCCGCGCCGCGACGCAGTACCGCATCGCCGGCAACATCCGCCAGGCGGCCAAGCCGTTCCTCCCGGTCGGCTTCTTCCCCGGCCTGACGATCGGCACTGACTGGCAAACCCACACGTGGACGCTGATCGCCGACCGCACCGAACCCGATGCGTGCATCACCTTCGCGCTCGGCCAGATGCCCAACACCATCTGGCTGAAGGACCTGTCCGTCCAGCGCGCAGCGTGAACATGCCGGGCACCGACGCGGCCGCGCGTCACGATCTGGTGCGCCAGTTCGTAGGGTGGGATTGATCCCACCGCCCTCGCTTCGGCTAGGCGAGATGGTGAAATGTTTCCACCAGCGTGGGTCCGGTCGCTGCCGCCGCCGAAGCTCGGTCCCGGCCCGTCCCACGTGCGGTGTCTCGACGCAGACGGGTGGCCCAACGGTAGCCGCGAGATCACCGACGGCGTCGTGTATGCGTGGCGGCACGAGGACGCGTCGCGGATCGCCGCTTACGACCGGACGAACGGGAGGGCCTACTACTACTGGGCCACTCGGTAGCGCTCGGCGATGGGTTGGGTTCAGTCGGCGCACGCGGCGTTCGGCTTCGCGCCGCTTGACGACGGGCGGCGCGGATCATGTAATGCGGGCGCAAAGGCTGGGCCCGCTTCGGGCGTCATTCATTTATCTCAACGAAGGGTTTCGATGGCACAGGTACGGACGGTCGCCGCTTGGACGGCGATCGCGTGGGTGGCGGCGGTGGGCGCGGGCGTGATGGGGCCGACCGGCGCGGCGTGGGCGCAGGTGCCGGTGAAGGCGCAGCAGCCGTCGCAAGACGGGCGCATCGTGCGCGGGCCGGAGAAGGACTTGGGCGCGGGGAAGGTTTGGACGTGGGTGAAGCTGGACGGGGCCGGCACGCCGACGGCGGTCGGCGTCGACTTTACCGAGACAGCGCTGAACGACCTGCCGGCGGGCAACCCGGCGCTGGACGAGAAGATCGGCATGTGCTGCACCGGGCCGGAGTATGCGCTGGAGTTGCCGGCCGAGGCGACGAAGCTCACGCCATTTCAGCACGTGGTGGTGAACTGGCAGCCGCGCGGGCACGAGCCGGTGCCGATCTACGGCAAGCCGCACTTCGACTTCCACTTCTACATGGTGTCGAGCGCCGAGCGCACGGCCATCACCGCGACCGGCGACGACGTGGCCAAGTGCCTGGCGCCCGTGCCGGCCGAGCAGATGCCCGAGGGGTACATCTGCCCGCCCATGCCCGTGCCGCAGATGGGCGCGCACTGGCTGTCGAAGGCGGCCCCCGAACTGGCCGGCGGCACGTTCGGCGAGACGTTCATCTACGGCTCGTACGACGGCAAGGTGACCTTCTACGAGCCGATGGTGTCGAAGGAGTTCCTGGAGACGCGGCCGAACGTGAACAAGCCGATCGACCAGCCGAAGCAGTACGCAAAGGCCGGGCTGTACCCGACGACGTATCGCGTGCAGTACGTCGAGGCGACGAAGACGTACACGGTGGCGCTGGAAGGGTTGACGCAGCGGTAAGGCGACAAGTTCGTGAATCACACGACGCCGCGCCACCCCGCCGCTGGGGGCGCGGCGTCGTCGTTTAATTACTCTTTTCCTTAGGCCGCGTTGTTGTTCCCAAAGCACGGGGCTTCGGCGCATACTGTCGGCATCATGAACAAGCGCAGCATCGTTTCGATGGCGACGGCGGTGGTGTCGGTGGTGGGTTCGGTTGCGGGCATCGCGCGCGGGCAGGACCCGATGGTGATGTCGCCGATGTTTCCGTTCGTGTTGCCGTGGGACGACGTCAGCGAGAACGTGACCAACGTCAGCAGTTGGCTCGACGCGCCGGCGGGCAAGCACGGGTTCATCGCCGCGCGCGGGCCGCACCTGTACGCGGGCGAACAGCGGTTCCGCTTCTTCGGCGTGAACATGGCCTTCGGGGCGAACTTCCCGCAGAAGGACGACGCCGACAAGGTGGCCGCCCGCATGGCGCGGTTCGGCATCAACTGCGTGCGCTTCCACCATATGGACATGTTCGCGGCGCCAGCGGGCATTATGACGGCCGACATGAAGGGGCTGGACGCGCAGCAGCTGGACAAGCTGGACTTCTTCGTCGCGGCGCTGAAGCAGCACGGCATCTACAGCAACATCAATCTGCACGTGAGCCGCGTCTACCCGGACATGCCCGGGTGGGAGAACGCGCCGGACTTCCATAAAGGCGTGGACCTGTTCTATCCGCCGATGATCGAGGCGCAGCGCGACTTCGCGCGGCAGCTGCTGTCGCACGTGAACCCGTACACGGAGACCAGTTACGCGGACGAGCCGGCGGTGGCGATCGTGGAGATCAACAACGAGAACGGGCTGCTGCAGCAATGGTGGGGAGGCGCGCTCGACGCGATGCCCGAGCCGATCGAGCGCGAGCTGCACAACCGATGGAACGCCTGGCTGAACGGCAGGTACGCCAGCCTCGACGACGTGCGCAAGCAGTGGCAGGAAGGCGCCGAGCCACTCGGCGAGCCGATGCTGCGCAACAGCGACTTCGCCCAAGGCATGGACGGCTGGACGCTGGAGCGCCACGGTGAGGCTGACGCGAATGCGACGATCGACGAGAACGCGGGCAACGGCAACGGCGGGCGCGCGATTCGCATTACCGTGGACAAGCCCAGCAGCGAGTCGTGGCACGTGCAGCTGGTGCAGCCGGGCCTAAGCCTGAGCAAGGGGAAGGCGTACACGCTATCGATGCGCATGAAGGCGAGCGGCGACTTGAAGAACACGAACGTCGCGATGGCGCAGTCCGGCAGCCCATGGAACGTGCTGGCGAGCAGCAGCGTGCCGCTGACCGACCAGTGGAAGGACGTAACGCTCGTGCTGCGCGCCAGCGCCGATGAGCCCAACGCCCGCCTGATGATCGGCGGGCTGGCAGCGGCCAAAGGCGAGGTGTCGATCGCCAACCTTTCGCTGCGCCCCGGTGGGCGCGGCGGGCTGAAGGACGATGCGAAGCGCGGCGACATCCCGATCGTCACCAGGGCCCACTACGGCGCGCTGACCGAGTCGGCGCAGCGCGACTGGATCACGTTTCTGTACGAGACCGAGGAAACGTACTGGACCGAGATGAGCGCGTTCCTGAAGAATGATCTTGGCGTAAAGTCGCTGGTGGTCGGCAGCGCGACCGGCTTCAGCCCGTCATCCATTCAAGCTAAGCTGGACGTGGTGGACGTGCACGGCTACTGGCAGCACCCGCACTTCCCCAACAAGCCGTGGGACCAGGCGGATTGGGTGGTGAACAACCTGTCGATGGCGGGCGCCGAGGACGGAGGGCAGATCCCCGGCATGGCGCTGCGCCGCGTGGCGGGCAGGCCCTACATCTGCACCGAGTACAACGCCGCGTCGCCGAACACGCATTCGTCGGAGACGTTCCTGCTGCTGTCGGCCTACGCGGCCATGCAGGACTGGGACGGCATCTTCGCCTTCGCCTATTCGCACCGCACCGACGACTGGGCGGCGGGCAAGATCCCCAACTTCTTCGACATCGACCAACACCCCACCAAGCTCGTCACCCTGCCCGCAGCGGCGGCGATGTTCCTGCGCGGCGACGTGACGGTGCCGGACGCGCGAGCGGTGGTGAACGTGTCGCGCGAGGAGGCGATCACGCAGAGCATGAACTCTGGCCCCTGGTGGCACGCGGGCGCGTTGGGCATCGACCCGCTGACGGCACTGGTGGCGCCTGTGGCCATCGACACCGGCGACGCCACCCCGACGACGCAACCGGCGGCAACGACACCGGCGACCGCGGCAGCCGAGGCGACAACGGCGGCGGCCAATGCGCCGGTGAAGATTGATCCCCCCACCGCCGGGCAGCCGATCGTCAGCCGCGGTGGTGAGTTGACATGGGACGCGCAGCGCAAATACGTCACGATCAACACGCCGCGCAGCAAGGCGTTCATCGGGGAGATTCCGGCCGACCAACCGATCGCGCTGGGCACGGTGAAGCTGACGCTCAGTCCGAACCTGCAGAACTGGGCGGCGGTGTCGATGACGGCGATCGACGGGCCTGACTTTCAGTCGCCGGGCCGGTTCCTGATCACCGTCACCGGATCGGCCGAGAACACCCGCATGGGCTGGAAGAACGCCGAGCGCAACACGGTGGGCCGCGACTGGGGCGAGTCGCCATCGCTGGTGGAGGGCATCGGCGGCACGATCACGTTCGAGAACGTCGACAAGGAAACGTGGGCATGGGTGCTCGACGAGCGCGGCCAGCGACGCTTGGAGACGACGAAGATCAGCACGCCGACATCCAAGGGGTTCCAGTTCGGCCGCGAGTCGGGCACGATCTGGTATGAGGTGGAGATCGGCAAGGAATCAGCGTTGGTAGATCGGTAGCAAGCGGTACGGCACGGTGAGCGTGAGCACCGACATGCTGGTGCTGTAGACGCGGCCGGGTTCCTCACCCGTGCGGCTGGCGGGCCAACCGCCGTCGGGCATTTGCTGGGCCAGCAGGCGATCCATCGTGGGTGGCCAGACCGCCTGCCACGTTGCCCCGCCCGCTTGAAACGCGGCCTGCGCGGCGTAGTAGGTGGCGTAGTACGGGTAGCGGGTGGTCTCGGTGGCGAGGTTGTTGGCTAGGAACTCTGCGGCCGCCGCGGCCTCGGGGTAGTCGGCCGAATCCAGCAGGCGCAGGTTCAACAGACCCACGCCGGTCATCGCGGTGCTCGGCTCGTGGCCAGCCTGATACGCGAAACCCTTCTTGTCCTTTCGATAACACCGCAGCACGTACTGAACCGCGCGCGCCACGCGTTCCTTCGGCACTTCGATGCCCGCGTTCTGCGATGCCCGCAGCGCCAACGCGTTCCAGCCAGACAGCGACAGATCGCTATCGACCGACTGCGGCTCGTAGCGCCAGCCACCGGTGTCGTTGGCCGACTTCTTCACGTCCTGCGCGTCCAGGATCACCTTCACCGCCCGCGCGATGGCCGCCAGCATCTTCTGGCGGCGCTCGGGGTCGGGTTCGATGCCGGCCGCCTCGGCCAAGGCCAGCGTGGTGATGCCGTGACCGTACATCCGGCTGCCATCAACCTTGCCGAAGTACCCGTCCGCCGGCGCGACCGACAGCAGGTAATCGATTGCCGACCGAACCGTCTCCCCGTGCAGCCCCACGTCGGGAGTGTGCCCCGCCGCCAAAAATGACATGAGCCCCAGCGCCGTCATCGCGACGCGCGGCCCACCACTGTCCAGCGAGCCGTCAGGCTTCTGCTGAGCGGCCAAGAACGCCAGCCCGCGCGAGACGCCTTCATCCAATCGTGCAGGCAACGGATCGGCCTGCTGGGCGCGCACCGTGACCGGCGCAGCGAGCAGACAACCAATGACGATCGCCACGATGAACACCGGGAACCAGCCGCGTGAACGCGCCGTCAAGTGAAACAGTCGACGATTCATTTCGTCCCCCCATCGCCCGCCTTGCCGAGCGTTTCGAAGTACAACCGCACCGGTTCTTCGAACCCAACGGGGTCGGAATCGCGCCGCACCGCCGACGTCTCGGGCTTCGTGCCGACGCGCATGCGACCCCACTGCCGCAAGTTCGGCACGAGCGACATGATCCGCTCGGCGGCCTCGCCGTCACCAGCGCCGCCATCGGCGTTGACCGGGAAAAGGTTGAAGACCGACATCATCGACGGCACCGTCGCCATCCGTTCGCCCGCCGCCTGGTGGATCGATCGGTCCCATGCGCGCGTGAGCGCCGCCGACGCCACGCGCTGTTGCCGCTCGGCCGCCAACAGGTCGGGTGGTCGCATCTTCAGCGACCGCACGGCCGCGCGCGAAAACCAGCGGGCGGCCACCAACGGGTCGCGCTCGATCAGCTCATCCTGTGCCGCGAGCAGTTCCGCCTGCACCTGCTCGATCGCCTGGCGCGTCTTGCCAGCCGCACGCTCCAGCTCATTCGCATCGTCCACGCCGACCGACTGCGCGTACGCGCGCAGCGCAGGCAGCAGCGCGCGATCAATCGCCTCGACGCCTCGCCGGGTCGGCGGACGGTAATTCGACAGGTCGGCCGACATGCCTTCGGCCACCTGCGGCCGCACCGGCACAGCGGCGGCGTTCGTACGCGTGACGGCCTCAGCTAGATCGCGATCGGCCTGCGCAATCACGCGCTGCGCCGCAGGCAACTGATCGGCCGGCGTGGCATCGGCAGACTGCTTTGCCCGATCAAGGCGAACTGCGGCGTCGCGGCGTATGCCATCCGCTCGCGCCACCTGTGACAGGGCCTGTGGCATCGCAGCCAACTGCTCCTGCGCGGCCTGGATGGCGGCGATGGCCTCCTCGCGCCAGTCTGGATCGTCGGCGTTGCGCAGGTCCAGTCGAGTGTCGGCGTGAACCTCGCCGATCGCGTCGGTCAGCGTTTCCTGCTTCGTCGCCAGTTCGCCGGCGCCATTAGGCGGCGCGAGCCTTGTTTCCTCGGCCAGCGCCTGCTGTTGCGCCGCCAGATGGTCGATCCGCTCCGCCGCGGCCATCGTTCGCGCTGCCCGGGGCAGCGGCATTTCATCGCCGCCGTTGGCCTCTGGGGCGGCGGACTGCGTTGTCGAACGGGCCAGCGCGCGGTCAATGTGCGCCGCCGTCGCGTAATCGCGTGTGGCAGCGGCGGCGTTCGCTTCGATGGCGAGCGTCTCGGGCGACGCTTCGATCGATTCCTGTTCAGGTTGAACGCTCACGTCCACCTGTTCCAGCCCAGCCCAGGCAAACATGCGCCGCCGGCCCTCGTTCGCCACGCGCTGTCGGTCGGCCACCTCGTCGGACGATGGCCGGTCCTTCATCGGGCGGTTGGTCTCGTGATACCGCTGCAGCGCGAGCATCGACGCGGGATACAATTCGCGCGGCAGTGGATCGGTCGGCCGCGTGGTGGGCGCGACGCGATTCGTCTCGATGCGCGACGCCGCCTCGGCCGCCACGTGCACGTCGCGGGCGCGCACGAGGTCCGCATCCGGCCGGATCGATTCCGCCTGCGCGGCCATCGTCAATCGGTCGTCGAACCCCGTACGCTTGTGCGGCTTGGCGATCTCGACCGCCCAGGCATCGGCGGCCTTCGCAAAGTCGGGCAGTTGCTCCGACTGCATCACCCGATCGGCCGCCTCCACGCGACGCTGCAACTGCTCGGCGACATCGCCGGCGCCGGGGTTGATCTCCAACTGCTTCAGCGATTGCGCAAAGTCCTCCGACAACCGCTTGATGCCAGCCTTAAGCACTTCGGGATAATCCGGAACGGCGGCCCGCGTGGTGGCGGCGGCGACGTTCTCCCGCTCGGCCAGTGCCGCGATCGCCCGCTCGCCGATCGCCAGCGTGGCCAGCATGTCCCGCAGTTCCCGTGCCCGCTTGACGGATTCGTCGATCTGTGAACGGGCGCCCTCGCGGTCGCTGCGAATGCCGATCAGGCGTTCACTGGCCAACAGCTGTTGCTGGGCCACGTCCAGCGCAGCGGCGAGCGCGACGGACATCTCGTGTGACCGGCTGCGCAGCGTCGCCCGCAACAGCGACTGCCGCAGCACCGCCGCCGACTCACCCACGCGCGCCACCGCCCGGTTCGCCTCCGCGACTGCCGACAAGTACGCGCCACCACGCGCCGGCTGTTTGGCCAGCGCCTCGAACGCCTCGGCGGTCGTCGCCCACGCCTTCAACAATCCCTCGGCCACCGTGCGGGCGGCGCTCAGTTCCACCACCCGCTGGTGCGCGTTCATGTCCATCGACCGTGGCGACACCAGCGCCGTGACCGGGCTGCTCTCGGCGGTTTGCGACCGGCCGTCGCGTGCCTGAACGGTCACCGCGATCACGTCGCCCACGTTCACGTTCAACGCCGCCAGATCCAGTGGGTACGTCTGTTCCTGCTGTCGTGGGTCGCCGATCACCTTCAGCCCGATGCGGAGTGACGCCACGCCATTCACCTTCACCAGCGCCGCAAGTTCGCTGACGCCGTAATCATCGAACGCCTGGTACGACAGCGGCATGAGGTCGCGCGGGCCGGGCCGTGGACCCTCACCGGAGTCAAACACGCGCACCAGTGGTGGGCGATCGGGCAGGGCGCGGATCGCGTACTTCCCTAACTCGTTCGTTGCGCCCCGCTCGCTCGTGAGCGCAACGCTGTAGCTGGCGTCCTTCAGCACCGGTAACGTCACCTGCCGCACGTTTGTCTCTAACGTGCGCGCTAGTTGGAGTTGCTTATCCCCCACCTGCAGGGCCGCCGCCAAAAGGGGTTCGGTCGCGGCGATGGTTACCGTGGCCTGCGTGCCCGCGGGCGCTTCGATCAGGCCGGTACGATTGCTTACGATCAACGGTGGGCGCTTCGTGTACTCGGGGTAAACGTACCGAATGCGGAAGTCGGTGATCAGCGGCCGGCGCAGCACCTGCACGTCGTATGTGGGCGTGACCGCGTCGCCACCGGTGACGAAGTACCGCACGTCGCTGCTGAGCGTGTCGAACCGATGCACGAAGCCACGCTCGGTCTGCACCATCGCGTGCTGCGACCCCACCTGCCCTCCGGCCGACACCACATGCAGGCGCGGCACGTCGCTGCCCAAGCGATCGGCCGTCACCAGCACCGACAGCGACTGCCCCTGCTGCACCTGCGCCGCCCCCGGCATCACGTTGAGCCGCGTGGTGGTGACCGGTGCGATGTCCGCCAACGGCAACGCAGCACGCGCAGCCAGTTGAGGCAGGTTGAGCCAGCGGATCGGCAGGCAGGCCAGCACGGTGATGCACGCGATACCCAGCAGCACCCACGGCCGCGCGATAAGGCGCAACGGCAGCAGTGGGCGTGGGTCGGCGTCCTTCGCCTGCGCGGTTGTCGACTCGACGACCTGCTGCAGCATCGCCACTGATCCGTGATACGCCTGCGGCCCGAGCAGCCGCGACGTAACGGTCGACAGCCGCTGCTGCCAGCGTGGGTCGCACCGCTCAGCCAGTTCGCTGGTCGCCTCGTAGTCTGTTCGGCCGCGTGCCCATCGCCACAGGACGGGCAGGAAGACGGTGGCGGCGAACGCGATGTTGACGAGCAACAGCGCCAACCTAATGCCGCCGGGCAGGCGCAGCAGGCGATCGACCAGGCACGACGTCAGCCCGAACAGCACGAGGATCGCCAGCGCGCGACCCGTTGCGCGCAGCAGCGACAGCTTGCGCTGCCGTGCCGCAAGGGCCGTCAGGTAGCCTGCAATCGATGCGGGCAGGAGGTTGTCTGACGCGCGCTTCATCATCCTACGTTACGACCTTCGCTTACTTCGTGTTGATGACGCCAACGGCGGGTCACGCCAATCCAAGCCGTTTGCGGAGCGCCCACTCGGTGCCAAGGCAAGCCAGCACGAACAGGAACAACTGCGGGCTGTCCCACAGCGACCACCGAGCCAGACCGTACCGCGCGTCGCCCGCCGCCAGCAGACGCTGCGGTAGATCTTCGAATGACTCCACGGTTGCATATGCACCGCCGGTCGAGTCGGCCAACTGCTTCAAGAACTCCGGGTCGGACGCAACGTTCAGCATCTCGCGATTGGCGTCCACCTCAACAAACAGCGGCACGTGTGGCGAATCGGGCCGGTCGATCGATAGATCGTATCGCCCGCTGGCCAAGTTGGTGAGCCGCGCTTCAAAACGGTCATCGCCAGCGTCGGTCGCGGCCATGACAACGTCGGGCAGTGCTTCTCCATCGCGCGATACTTTCAGGACCATCGACTCCGTGGGCGCGTCGGCATCATCCTGCGGCTGCACGCGTGCCCGCACAGTCGCGCTTCCCCCAGGCGACAACGTTACGGCGTCCACGTCGATCGCTGCGCCACCACCGCGCGCGGCATAGGGTTCACCCGCGGCATGGCGGATGAGTTGCAGTAAAAATCGGTCCTGGTCGCGCTCGCCGATTTGTCGCCGCCAACGCCACGTTTCGTTCAGACCGACAAACAGCACCCGGCCGCTGCCGAGGCGCATCTGCGTCATGACCGGCGATTGCGAGTCCGGCTCGATCAACAACGGCTCGGCGGTCGGCTTGAGCCCCGAGAGCGGCAGCACGCGGAAGAGCTTGGGCAGCTCTTGCCATCGGCGGGCCGATTCGTCGGCATCATCCGCCAGGCGCAGCGACACGATATCGCGCGCCAGCGGCGCCGGCGCGACGCGCAGCGTCGGCCGTTCGCCCGCCCAAACGCGCCATGCGTACCGCACGCCCGCGCGCAACGGCAGCAGGCTGGCCGCCTGCGGCTGCTGCGCGTAGCCGTCCAGCACGCGCTCATCGTTGGCCAAGATGATAACGCTGCCGCCGCGCGTCGAAACCATCTGATTCAGTGCATCCCACTGGGCGCCGTTTAGCGACTCCACACCGATATCGCACAGGATGATCGCGTCCTGCGCCAGTATCTCCGCTGGCGACAACGGCAGCTTCACCTCGCGCGCGACGACGATCGCCTCCTTCAGCTGCGCCCACGCGGCCCGCTGAAGCGCGTTGCGTAGGTACTGAAAATCCCACGTCGGCGAACCGGCGTAAGCAGCGATCCGCAGTTTCCCCGCGAGCGCGCGCATGCGGTGTGATGCGGTGTTGTTGGTGTCCGTGCGCTCGCCGGGTTGAGGCGGCAACGCGACGACAACATCCAGCACACCCGCGGGCTCGGCCTTGAAGGTGAAATCAACGGTCGCGTCACCGTCGGCCGC
Proteins encoded:
- a CDS encoding DUF5602 domain-containing protein; this translates as MAQVRTVAAWTAIAWVAAVGAGVMGPTGAAWAQVPVKAQQPSQDGRIVRGPEKDLGAGKVWTWVKLDGAGTPTAVGVDFTETALNDLPAGNPALDEKIGMCCTGPEYALELPAEATKLTPFQHVVVNWQPRGHEPVPIYGKPHFDFHFYMVSSAERTAITATGDDVAKCLAPVPAEQMPEGYICPPMPVPQMGAHWLSKAAPELAGGTFGETFIYGSYDGKVTFYEPMVSKEFLETRPNVNKPIDQPKQYAKAGLYPTTYRVQYVEATKTYTVALEGLTQR
- a CDS encoding carbohydrate binding domain-containing protein, with translation MNKRSIVSMATAVVSVVGSVAGIARGQDPMVMSPMFPFVLPWDDVSENVTNVSSWLDAPAGKHGFIAARGPHLYAGEQRFRFFGVNMAFGANFPQKDDADKVAARMARFGINCVRFHHMDMFAAPAGIMTADMKGLDAQQLDKLDFFVAALKQHGIYSNINLHVSRVYPDMPGWENAPDFHKGVDLFYPPMIEAQRDFARQLLSHVNPYTETSYADEPAVAIVEINNENGLLQQWWGGALDAMPEPIERELHNRWNAWLNGRYASLDDVRKQWQEGAEPLGEPMLRNSDFAQGMDGWTLERHGEADANATIDENAGNGNGGRAIRITVDKPSSESWHVQLVQPGLSLSKGKAYTLSMRMKASGDLKNTNVAMAQSGSPWNVLASSSVPLTDQWKDVTLVLRASADEPNARLMIGGLAAAKGEVSIANLSLRPGGRGGLKDDAKRGDIPIVTRAHYGALTESAQRDWITFLYETEETYWTEMSAFLKNDLGVKSLVVGSATGFSPSSIQAKLDVVDVHGYWQHPHFPNKPWDQADWVVNNLSMAGAEDGGQIPGMALRRVAGRPYICTEYNAASPNTHSSETFLLLSAYAAMQDWDGIFAFAYSHRTDDWAAGKIPNFFDIDQHPTKLVTLPAAAAMFLRGDVTVPDARAVVNVSREEAITQSMNSGPWWHAGALGIDPLTALVAPVAIDTGDATPTTQPAATTPATAAAEATTAAANAPVKIDPPTAGQPIVSRGGELTWDAQRKYVTINTPRSKAFIGEIPADQPIALGTVKLTLSPNLQNWAAVSMTAIDGPDFQSPGRFLITVTGSAENTRMGWKNAERNTVGRDWGESPSLVEGIGGTITFENVDKETWAWVLDERGQRRLETTKISTPTSKGFQFGRESGTIWYEVEIGKESALVDR
- a CDS encoding prenyltransferase/squalene oxidase repeat-containing protein, which codes for MNRRLFHLTARSRGWFPVFIVAIVIGCLLAAPVTVRAQQADPLPARLDEGVSRGLAFLAAQQKPDGSLDSGGPRVAMTALGLMSFLAAGHTPDVGLHGETVRSAIDYLLSVAPADGYFGKVDGSRMYGHGITTLALAEAAGIEPDPERRQKMLAAIARAVKVILDAQDVKKSANDTGGWRYEPQSVDSDLSLSGWNALALRASQNAGIEVPKERVARAVQYVLRCYRKDKKGFAYQAGHEPSTAMTGVGLLNLRLLDSADYPEAAAAAEFLANNLATETTRYPYYATYYAAQAAFQAGGATWQAVWPPTMDRLLAQQMPDGGWPASRTGEEPGRVYSTSMSVLTLTVPYRLLPIYQR